The genomic interval CGCCGCGTGTACGGGCACGGACACTTTTTCGTTGCTGTTTACATACTCCGGCGCTGTGGCATTGATCTCGAGAGTTGTGTAGCCGAGCACCACCGATGTGGACGCGCTGCGCGTCTCACCATTGATGTCGGTCACATCGGCATTGACGGTGTAGGTGAAGACCGGCAGATCCTTGCGGTCGACAGTCCGATCCGGCACCGCCTCGAAATCGATTGAAAATTCTCCGGCATCGTTGGTCTTCGCAGTGCCGTGCGCGATCTCCTTGTCGGCGCCGCCGGGCGCCGGGCGCCACCACCACCACCAATACGGGAAGCGCACACGACGGAACACGCGGTATGTGACGGCCGCGTTGTCGATGTTCGATCCAGCATAGGCCTTGGCCGAGCCCTTCACCGTGACGATGGCTCCCAACGCGGCCTCGCCTTTCAGCGGTTCGAATGCGACTTCGAATTTCGGCCGTTTGTATTCCTCGACACGCACCGACACCGCACCATTTTCATTGCGGATCGTCATGGCTCCGGTGAGCACGCCCGCGGGCGCGGTGAAGACTCCGTTGAAGGAACCGAATTCATTTGTGCGGAAATTCTGTTCCGCAATTTTCTGATTGTTCACATCGTAGAACGTGACGGTGGTGGCGTGTTTCGCCTGCACGCGGTACTTGACGTTCTGCGCATCCTGGCGGAGCACAATACCCTTGAAGTAGATGGTCTGTCCCGGCCTGTAGAGCGAACGGTCGGTGAAGAAGATGGTACGGACCTTCTCCTCGTCGCGGCCGTGGCGGTACGCGTAGAACTGCTGATCGACGCGGTAGACGTCGGCGCCCTTGCGCAGTGTCACATATACATAGTCGCGGGAGGACTCGGGCTCGAGTTCAAACATGCCGTCGCGATCGGAGCGCAGCGAGCGTCCGTACACGCGCGTATATCGCTGAGTGGACGACTCCCACTGCAGTGTCGAAAACTCGACGTCCACTCCCGCCAGCGGCGCACCGCTTTCGGCGTCGCGCACCCAGAAGCGGCGCGTGCCTCCGACCAGTTCCTGACTCTGGAGACTGAGCTGGGTGACTGTGAGCTGGGTGTACGCGATCGCATTTTCTTCGAGCGAAAATTTTTCGTCGGGACTGCAGAGAAGAAGGAAACGACCGAAGGGTGTTTCGGGCCCCTTTACATCCACCGTGTGTGTCTTGTAGTCCTTCACGTCGGGCATGACCGCCTTCCATGCACGCAGCGGTCGTTTGCGCAGCACGTCGCGGAAACGGTCCTCCGTGCTCCGTCGATAGGACGTCCATTCTTCCCAATCCGACTCGCTCATTTCCACGATGCGGAAATACATCGTGGGAATATTCCGGTATGTGACAGGCAGAAGGAAAGGTTTGTCGGGGAGCACGGTCTGCTCGACCGCGCAGGCCACGTCCTTCGTCAGGATGCGGCTTTTGAGAGAGGCACAGTTCACCGCGCCGCGCGTTCCCTCGGATGCGGCGATCACCTCGTCGCACATTTTCATCGCAGCGACATGGTCGCCCTGCTCGTTCTTGTATTCCGCCATACGATACCGCACCTCGGCGGCCATGGGATTCCGTGCAAAGGCCGCAACAAGACGCTCGAGCTGCATGTAGTATGTGGTGTCGGCCTCCTCGTGCAGCGTGGCCTTGCGTGCGAAAGACAGGCGCTGAAGATCCAGATCGAGCAGCGCCTCGGGGGACGGATCGGACAGATGAAAGCGGAGAAGCTGCTGGTACAGGCGGACGGTGATGTACTGCTGATCCGTTTCGTCGGGCGCAACAAAGGCATGGCGCGCGAACACGTCTGCAGTCGCCAGCGCGTCGAGTGTGGTGAGTTCGAACTCGCGTGCGGGACGCGGCAGATCGGTCTCGTCGTTTTCGAAAAACGACAAGGCGCGGAAGGCGAGCACATCAAAGAGCGTCGGACGGTACTCGGACTTCTCCTCTTCCCCGACGAGTATCCGGCGGAAGTCGCGTATCGGAATGGCCTGCAGAGCTGACGCGTCCTCGATGGAGGCAAGAAACAGCGCGCGCGCGGTGTCGATGAATTTTGCCGCGTCCCAGGTGAGGAAGTCCGCATCCGGCGCGTCATTGACACGTGTGCGCGACGCGATCTCCCAGCGGTTGTTTTGGTAATGCGACCAGTATGCCGTCGCGAGATACGACTGCAGAATGGAACGCACGGGCTGCCGCGCGGTGCGGACCTCTTTCTCCAGATCCGTGATGAGTGTCGTCTCGCCGGTCTCGCTCAATTCGCCCGCGAGTACCACGCGATACGCGACTGCCTTGATATACTGCGCGTCGTTCTTCTCGGCGCGTGCACGGTCGTAAATGGCGACAACAATCTCGAGGGCGGTTTTCGGGAGGCCCTTGCCCATCGCTTCATCAACACGTTTCCACTGTTCGCGGTAATACTCCTCTCCGCGTGTTTCCCTGATCATGGACGACTCCTCTCCGGGATTCCCGGGCAGCCATGGTGAAAAGAAAAAGACGATTCCCGAAATGAGTACAATTCCGGCGACACGGATGATGGGGCGCATGGGTGCTCCTTCGCAATGCGATCGTTTCTGTTGTGCCGTACACGGCCTAATGTAGCTTGTACTCGGCAAACGGAATAACGTTCCCGGATTTCCGGGGTATTTTTTTGTGACCTGACGCGAACACGACACGGATCACACGATTCCGCTATTCTTCATACCACACTATACGCCGATCACCGGCCCACACGTCGCGACGTATAGTCTGCCTCCGCCGAGTGGAGGCGTGGGAATATCAATCGCCCAGAGGCCTGATATCGGATGTTTCGACCATCAACATGACCGTTTTCTCGGGTGCGCGCGGTCGGTGCAGCACTCCTTTCGTGATGGTTGTGCCCTGCTGCGGCAGCAGCTCGATCGTCCTGTCCTCGAGATCGATCAGCAGCCTCCCTTCGAGCACAAAAAAGAACTCGTCATCCGTTTCGTGTTTGTGCCAGTGGAATTCGCCCTGCACGATGCCGATGCGCACAACACTTCCGTTCACTTGTGTGAGTGTGCGGTTGAACCACGGATGTATATTCGCCGCCACAACAGCGGGCACATCGATAACCTCGAGGTGCCCGTAGGCGATCGTCATATCCGTGTGGTACGGGATCTTCTCCTCCATGCGGCTTCCCGGTTCAGTACACGTCTCAGCGCACGATGCTGACACGCCGCGAGTCGGTTGCGCCGCCCGCGGTCAAGCGCAGAAGGTACAGACCCGCGGGGAGCGGAGTGTGCATGTCGTCGCGGCCGTTCCAGTGCAGCGAATAATACCCGGCATTCGTTTCGCCGTCAAACAGCGAGCGCACACGGCGGCCCTGCAGATCGAACACCTCGAGGCGGGCCGGGCCTGCCGCGGACGTCGGGACATGGAACGATATCACACTGCCGGCGGCCGGAACAGGGGACGGATACACTGTGTGAATCAACGGCGAGATCGCGATACCGGGCACATCCTTCATGCCGGTGACAGAGGTCTCGAGCGAGGGGCCCGGAACGCGGCCCGAGCCATGTGCGTCGGCGAGGTAGATATTCACCCAGTCGGGCCGCGTGTACTCGCTGCGGCGGATCGACTCGCTCCACTGCTCGTCGTCGAGGCGCTTGAAATTCGTGGTGGTGTGTTCGTGGTAACTCATCATCGCGCCGGTGTACACCACCGTACCACCGTTCTGTGACGGTGCGACGGCGAAGCCCAGATTCACCTTCCCAGTGCCCGCATGCAGCACCCAGCCGACGGGATTGCCTGCCTCATCGGTCGGCGCGGTGTGCACGTCGGCCACGATGAAGTCGTGATCGGTGATGTCGCGCTGGAAGAACAGTTTCTGGTACCAGCCGTCATATGCGGGTGCGCAACCGCGCATGACGCGGAAGAGCATGCTCTGAATAAACGTGTATTCACCCTCCAGAAGAGGGGTGCCCGCAAGCTCCTTCTCTGCAATCACACGCAGGGTGTCCATCGTGCCCTGCATACGTTTGAAGTACTGCGCGATGTAGTCGAGTTTCTTCGTCCTGTACAGGGCCTCGGCATTGCGCGCAAAC from Ignavibacteriota bacterium carries:
- a CDS encoding cupin domain-containing protein; protein product: MEEKIPYHTDMTIAYGHLEVIDVPAVVAANIHPWFNRTLTQVNGSVVRIGIVQGEFHWHKHETDDEFFFVLEGRLLIDLEDRTIELLPQQGTTITKGVLHRPRAPEKTVMLMVETSDIRPLGD